The Pseudomonas aeruginosa genome includes the window CGGATGCTTGCAGTTGAAAGCATCTGGCCGGGGAAAACTTTTCCGGATGTTGCGCGGCACCTCGCTCCACAGGGCGAGGTGCCGCGTCCTCCTACAGGCTCATGTGCAGCAGCGGGAACGGCCGCCCCGCCGAGTCGGTCGCGGAGCGGCCGGTCTGGCGGAACCCATAGTGTCGATAGAAGCCGCAGGCCTGCGGGTTCTGCTCGTTGACATCGACGCTCAGGCGCGGCCAGGTCGCCCGCGCATGATCGAGCAGGCGTCGGCCGATACCCCGGCCGCGCAGCCCGGGTTCGACGAAGAGCATCTCGACATGCGCCTGGTTTAGGCCGATGAAGCCCTGGGCCACGCCGTCGTCGTCGACCAGCACCCAGACCTCGACGGCCGGCAGGTACAGGTCGCGGACCTGTGGGTAAAGCTCGACGATGTCCGCTTCACTGAGAAAGTCGTGGGTCGCGCGGACGGAACGTTCCCACAGGTCGACCAATGCCGTGTTGTCGGCGTCGACGCGCTTGCGAATGTGCATGCTGGATTCCTTTATCCGAAAGATTCCAGGTAGAACGAAAGGCAGCCGCGACCGCCAGGCCGGGCGCCACGCTGAGGTTCGTCGCCTGGATGCCCGTGGCGCGAATCAACGCATGGACGGTGCACAGCGGCGGCGACGAGGGAGGAAGGGAGCGCCATCCTAGAAGAAAACGACCGGTCGGAACAGCCGCTCTTCCCATGCTTTTCCCGAAACGACGAATGAACGACACTGCGCCCGACTCTTTTTCCCGGTATCGCCCATGCCCAACTCCCCGCTTCCTTCCGGCCGCAGGCTGCCCGCTTGCGCCTTCGCCGACATCGGCGAGCCCTACGCCGTGTTCCAGGCTCCCGGCGGCGCGCTCCTTGCGGTGGCCAGCGCCTTTCATGGGCAACACCCGGGCCGACAGCTCGACGTCTACGAACAGAGCCTGCGCCTGTACCGCGGCGGCGACCTCGAATGCATCGCCGTCCTGCCGGACCTGGGCTTTCCGCTCAACGCCATCGCCTGGCACCCGAGCCGGCCCGTACTGGTGATCGGCGGCGGACGCTACGACGGCGGCGCCTTCTTCGAAGGCGGTCTGCTGGCCTGGGACTACGCGAGCGGCAAGACCCAATCGCTGCTCGCCGACAACCGCGAAGTGCTCGCCTGCGACTTCGAGGACGACGGCCGGCGCCTGACCTTCACCGTCGCCCCCAGCGACGACCTGGAGGACCGACCGTTGTTCCGCCAGCGCCATTCGCTAGCCTTTCCGGTCGACGCCCCACTGGTGCTGGACGACCTGCCCGGCACCCGCCTGCCCTTCGACTGGGCCCTCTACCCTGCCTCGACACAACGCGAAGCAGCGCTGCCGATCCTGGAAAACCTCGCCCTGGGCAAAGATCGGCGGTTCCTGCATCGTCCACCGGTGTGGGACCTGTGCTTTCTCGACGGCCAACGCCTGGCCATCGCCCGCGCCAACCCCCGGCTCGAGCTCTGGAATCTGGCCGACGACAGCCTGCGCAGCTTCGAACTGGCCGAACGGGGCCAGTGCCTGCAGGTCTTCCATAACGCCACCGACGACAGCCTGCTGGTCAATCTGCAACTCGGGTATGCCGCCCAGCGACTGTTCAAGGTGCCGCTGACACCGGGACAACCGCTGCTCCTGAGCGACTGCCGCCATCTGCTGGCGCAATCCGCCCAAGGCGGTTTTCTCGCCCGCCAGATCGCCCTCGAGGGCAAAGACCTGGAAGACCTCGTGCTCGACCCGGCCGGCCGGATCATCCACAGGCGCCGTCTCGGACACTACGACCTGTTCAACCACCATCTGCGCATCGACCGTGGCGAAGCCTTCTTCTACCTGGCCGGCAATCCGCCGGAGCAGCACCAGGACAAGGGCCTGTTCCGCCTCGACCCGCAGACCTTCAAGACCCGCGAAGTGCTACGCCTGGAGCGCCACCCGGAGCACTTCAACAACCTGCACGGCTGCCTGCTGGGCAATCGCCTGCTGCTCAACGCCAAGGTCTACAACTCGCCGCATCACGCCTACGGTACCCAGCGCCTGACCTGCTACGACCTGGAGAGCCGCGGCACGCTCTGGGGCGCGACCCTGTCCGCCCAGGTCAGCGCCTTCGCGCCGTTGCCCGGCGGACAATGGATCGCACTGGCGCTGGTCGATGGTCAGGTCGAGGTACGCGACCTCGCCAGCGGCGAATGTCGCTGGCGCTACCGCACGGCAGACGCCATACCGCTGTGCCTGGCAGTCAGCGACAAACTCCTCGCCATCGGTTTCAGCCACGGCGGAGTCAGCCTCCTGCAGGTCGCGGCGGATGGCCAGCTCATCGGTCCTCCAGGCGCCAACCCGCGGCAGTAGCCCGCAGTTCGCCATCCAGCGCCAGGTGGCGGAGAAACACCGGGTCGTGGGACACCACCAGCAAGGCCCCACGGTACTGCCCGAGCATGCTTTCCAGGGCCTGCCGCGCAGCCAGGTCGAGGTGGTTGTCCGGTTCGTCGAGCAGTAGCAGCTGCGCCGGCCGGTCGGCGTAGAGCACCAGGGCCAGGGCCGCCTTCAGGCGTTCGCCGCCGCTCAGCGTCGCGCACGGCTGGGCGAGCCGTTCAGCCGGCAAGCCGAGTTGCGCCAGGCGCGTGCGCAGCCAGCTTTCGCCGCGACTGCGATTGACCTCCAGCAACTGCTCCAGCACGCCTCGCCCGTGGTCCAGCACGCTCAGCCGCTGGTCGAGATAGGCGGCGCCCACCGTCACCGCGCAGGTTCCCGCCAGCGGCGCCCGTTGCCCGGCCAGCAGCCGCAGCAGGGTCGACTTGCCGCTGCCGTTCGGGCCGACCAGCGCCAGCCGTCGCGGACCGCTCAGGAGCAGGTCGATTTCGCGCAACGGCCCGCGCAGATGCGGCAGGACCGCGCCCTTCAACTCGACGATCCGGCGCTGCGCCGCCAGTTCGGCATCGGGCGAATCGAGCAGCAGCGGCGACGCCTCCTCGACCTCCCGGGCAGCCTCGCGCACCTCGCGGTCGAGGCGCTCGCGCTCCGCCTGGTGGGCATTGCGCAGCTTGCCGGCGCTGACCTCGCTACGTTCCCTGAACCCACCGAGCAGGATCTTCGCCTGGTTCGCCGTCTTGCCTTCGCGCCGGCCGCTGGCCTGGCGCCGCTCCTGGCGCTGCTGCTGTTCGCGCATGGCCAGGGTCTGCCGCTTGCGCTCCAGACGACGCTGGTCCAGGCGGCGCTCGGCGGCCTCGCGCGCCTCCTCCCGGCTCTGCGCGTAGAAGGAATAGCCGCCGCCATAGCTGCGCAGGCCGAGGGTCGACAGCTCGACGATCCGCTGCATGCCCTCGAGCAGTTCGCGGTCATGGCTGACCAGCAGCAGGCCGCCGTCCCAGGCCGCCAGCCGCGCCCGCAACAAGGCGCGCGCCGGCCCGTCGAGAGGGTTGCTCGGTTCGTCGAGGATGAGGAAGTCGGCGTCGTCGAGGAATGCGCCGAGCAGCGCTACGCGCATGCATTCGCCGCCGCTCAGGCGTTCGCTCGGGGTATCCGCGCGGAGATGGCCGAGCCCCTCGGCGGCCAGGGCGTCGGCCAGGCGTTGGCGGATGTCCCAGCGCTCGCCCAGGCATTCGTAGTCGGCGGCGTCGAGGCTACCCGCCTCGATCCGCGCCAGCGCCTCCAGCCATGGGCGGACGCCGGCCAGATCGGCGACGGTCGGGTAGTCGGCCGGTTCGAGCTGCTGCGCCAGGTAGCGCACGCGCCCCTGGCGCCGGACGCTGCCGCTGGACGGCTGCAAGTGTCCGGCGAGCAGGCGCGCGAGCAGCGACTTGCCGACGCCGTTGCGTCCCACCAGCCCGGTGTGCCGGGTGTCGAAGGTTTCGTCGAGATCGGAAAACAGAAGGCTGCCGTCCGGCAGCTGGAAAGAGACGCCATCGAGCGTCAGGGTCGACGTATTCGTCATGGATACCCCCTTGATGCCATGCATTCCCCCGGGCCCTCGGGCCAGGGACGGAAAACCGGCCGTGCAGACACGGCAGCATCAATTGCGCATCGGACGAACACCTCGTACGGAAGGAAAGACCGCGGCAGTCTACTCCGCCCATGCGGCCCTGCCAATCGGGCATACTTTTCGTTTCCGACAGACACGACCGACCGACATGGCCAGACCGCGCATCTCCGAACTCTTCGAACAGGAACCCTCGCGCTGGGGCGGCCGTGGCGACCCCTACCTCTGGCAGGAAATGGCCGGGCAACTGGCGGACGCGTCCTGGCCGGCTTCCGCAGCGGCCCTGGAACACCTGCTCGGCGAGACCTTCGAGCGCCTCAGCGGCCATCCGCTGGAATACGATGCCTTGATCTACCTCGCGCGCCACGCCCACGGCGGCATGTCCAGCGGCATGGTCAGCCCGGAGTTCTGGCGCGAAACGGCAATCCCGGAACTGCTCGACCGCTATCGGCGGCGGCGCTCCTGGCTGAGATGGTTGCGCCGATAGGTGTCCTCGCCCATCGCCGCGATCTGCCCCTCGATCAGGGCATCGAAGGGTTTCAGCAAGGCTTCGTGGGTACGCGGCGCCTCCAGTTCGTCGAGCGCCGCAGCGATTGCTTCGATGGTCGACAGCGCGCCCTCTCCCGGCGCCTTGCGCAGGCGATAACGCGACGCCATGCCTTCGGCCAGGCTCACCCGCGGCAGGGCCGCCAGGGCCGGGTTCAGGTGCAGGAGCTTGCGCGCCTTGCGCCAGGTGCCGTCCGGCACCACCAGCAGGAGGGGCTCGCCGGCGGCCTCGGCGGCCATCTCTGCCAGCGCACGCGCCTGCTCGCCGGGAAACAGCAGGCAGGCCCGGTAGCCCGGTACCCGCCAGGTCTCCTCGGCGAAACGCTCGCCAACCCGCAGCTCCGCATTGCACAAGCCGAGGACGGCCAATCCTGCGGTATTCAACGCGTGCCCGACCTCGCTGGGGTGCTGCAGGACCAGCACCCGCGTACGCGACGGCAAGGAGGGAATCAGCGCGCAGAGGCAATGGCTGGCGGGGCGAGCGCAACGCTCGCAGCGGATACGTGGCATGGGACGACTCCTGGAAGGGGCCCAGTGTGCCACAGGCGGAGGGGCTTCCTCTCACTCGCAAAAACGTCATATTTCCGACGAATGGCGGTAATTTGTTTCACCCATTAAGAATAACGACGAATTTTGTCGTTCGATGAAAAAATACAATCGTCCCACCCTCTCAACTCCCGCCCATCGGCGCCGAAGACAGGATGAGCCCCTCTCTCTATCCAAGGATTTTTCTCATGTTCACTCGCAAGTACCGACAGATGAACGCCGACTTGCAACAGCAACTCGCCGCCGAGCGCCTGCACATGGCGGCCCTGGACCGCTCCATGGCGCGCGTGGAGTTCAATCCGGACGGCAATATCACCGATGCCAATGAGAATTTCCTGACCCTGCTGGGCTACCGCCGCGACGAGATCCTCGGCAAACCGCATCGCCAGCTTTGCGACGGCGCCTACGCGCAATCGGAAGACTACCGGCGCTTCTGGGAACGCCTGCGGCGCGGCGAACACTTTTCCGGCCGCTGCAAGCGCATTACCCGCGAGGGCCGGCCACTCTGGCTGGAAGCCACCTACAACCCCGTACGCGACGGGCAGGGTCGACTGCTGAAGGTGGTCAAGTACGCCAGCGACATCGATGCCATCGTCCACCAGGAACACGAGATGCAGAGCAAGCTGGATGCCCTGTCCCGCTCGATGGCGATGATCGAGTTCGACCTCGACGGCAATGTCCTCGCGGCCAACGACAACTTCCTCGCCACCATGGGCTATGGCCGAGCCGAGCTGGCCAGCGCCAACCACCGTCAGTTCTGCGAACCGGGCTACCGCGACGGCCCGCAGTACGCCGACCTCTGGCGCCGCCTGAACCGCGGCGAGTACGTCACCGGGCAGTTCCGCCGGGTCCACCGCAACGGCCAGCCGGTCTGGCTGGAAGCCAGCTACAACCCGGTCTACGACGCCGACGGCAAGCTCTACAAGGTGGTCAAGTTCGCCAGCGATGTCAGCGACCGCATGCGCCGCTACCAGGCCGAGGCGGACAACGCCCACCAGGCCCATACCCTGTCCACCGAGACCCGCACGGTCGCCGAACACGGCGCGCTGATCATCCAGAGCGCGGTGGAGGAAATGCTCAAGATCGCGAATACCCTGGATGCTTCCTCGCTGAACATCGGCGAACTGTCACAGCACTCGCAACAGATCACCTCGATCGTCAACACCATCCGCGAGATCGCCGAGCAGACCAACCTGCTCGCCCTCAATGCCGCCATCGAGGCCGCCCGCGCCGGCGACCAGGGTCGCGGCTTCGCCGTGGTGGCCGACGAGGTGCGGCAACTGGCGGAACGCACCAGCAAGTCGACCAAGGAGATCGCCGACATGATCGGTCGCATCCAGACCGGCACCCGCAGCGTCATCGACGACATGCAGCACAGCCAGGAACAGGCGCGGCGCGGCGTGGAGCTGGCCAACGAGGCCGGCGCGGCGATCCTCGGCATCCGCGAGAGCACGCACAAGGTGGTAGAAGCGGTGCAGCAGTTCTCGCGCACCCTCAACGCCGATCTCTAGGGCTCAGGCCAGGCTCATCTGCGTCCGCAACTGGTCGCGGAAGGCCTGGATCAGCGGCTCGCGCGAGCGGCCGCGACGGAGGATCAGGGAGAATGGCGCCTGGTAGCCGAAGGTCGCCGGCAGCAGGGCGCGCAGGCGCCCCTGCTCGACCCACGGGTGGGCGTAGTGCTCCGGCAGGTAACCGATGTAGCCGCCGGAAAGGATCAGGATCAGTTGCGCCTCCATGCTCTCCACCGTTCCCGCGCTGTGCTTGAATCCGTGCCGGGCCAGCTCGGCCTGGCTCCAGTAGCCGCGGCCGACCATGCGTTGCTGGGTGATCAGATCGGCGGGAATTCTCCGCCCGTCGAACAGCGGATGCCGGTCGCTGCAGTACAGCCAGTGCTGTTCGCGGTACAGCGGCTGGTAGACCAGTCCGTTCATGCGACTGGAAAAGGCGCCGATAGCCAGGTCCTGGCGGTTCTCCAGCACGCTCAGTTGCAGTTCGTAGGGGCTCTGCACCAGCAGGTGCAGGTGAACCGCCGGGTGTTCGCGGCTGAAGGCGCCGATCACCTCGGCCAGCGGCAGCGCCGGGTCGCTCACCGTGGAATCGAGCACGCCGAGGTTCAGGGTGCCGCGCAGCTCGCCCTTCAACGCCAGCGCGTAGCGTTCGAAGCCTTCCAGTTCGCCGAGGATGCGCAAGGTTTCCTGGTGGAACAGCTCGCCCTTGCTGGTCAGGCTGAAGCCACCGCGGCCACGGTGGCAGAGCACGATGCCGAGCTGGTTCTCCAGTTGGCTCATGTAGGTGCT containing:
- a CDS encoding tRNA-uridine aminocarboxypropyltransferase, producing the protein MPRIRCERCARPASHCLCALIPSLPSRTRVLVLQHPSEVGHALNTAGLAVLGLCNAELRVGERFAEETWRVPGYRACLLFPGEQARALAEMAAEAAGEPLLLVVPDGTWRKARKLLHLNPALAALPRVSLAEGMASRYRLRKAPGEGALSTIEAIAAALDELEAPRTHEALLKPFDALIEGQIAAMGEDTYRRNHLSQERRRR
- a CDS encoding ATP-binding cassette domain-containing protein, whose translation is MTNTSTLTLDGVSFQLPDGSLLFSDLDETFDTRHTGLVGRNGVGKSLLARLLAGHLQPSSGSVRRQGRVRYLAQQLEPADYPTVADLAGVRPWLEALARIEAGSLDAADYECLGERWDIRQRLADALAAEGLGHLRADTPSERLSGGECMRVALLGAFLDDADFLILDEPSNPLDGPARALLRARLAAWDGGLLLVSHDRELLEGMQRIVELSTLGLRSYGGGYSFYAQSREEAREAAERRLDQRRLERKRQTLAMREQQQRQERRQASGRREGKTANQAKILLGGFRERSEVSAGKLRNAHQAERERLDREVREAAREVEEASPLLLDSPDAELAAQRRIVELKGAVLPHLRGPLREIDLLLSGPRRLALVGPNGSGKSTLLRLLAGQRAPLAGTCAVTVGAAYLDQRLSVLDHGRGVLEQLLEVNRSRGESWLRTRLAQLGLPAERLAQPCATLSGGERLKAALALVLYADRPAQLLLLDEPDNHLDLAARQALESMLGQYRGALLVVSHDPVFLRHLALDGELRATAAGWRLEDR
- the bdlA gene encoding biofilm dispersion protein BdlA — translated: MAALDRSMARVEFNPDGNITDANENFLTLLGYRRDEILGKPHRQLCDGAYAQSEDYRRFWERLRRGEHFSGRCKRITREGRPLWLEATYNPVRDGQGRLLKVVKYASDIDAIVHQEHEMQSKLDALSRSMAMIEFDLDGNVLAANDNFLATMGYGRAELASANHRQFCEPGYRDGPQYADLWRRLNRGEYVTGQFRRVHRNGQPVWLEASYNPVYDADGKLYKVVKFASDVSDRMRRYQAEADNAHQAHTLSTETRTVAEHGALIIQSAVEEMLKIANTLDASSLNIGELSQHSQQITSIVNTIREIAEQTNLLALNAAIEAARAGDQGRGFAVVADEVRQLAERTSKSTKEIADMIGRIQTGTRSVIDDMQHSQEQARRGVELANEAGAAILGIRESTHKVVEAVQQFSRTLNADL
- a CDS encoding LysR family transcriptional regulator, producing MSNALPDLRLLRIFAAVVRHQGFAAAQQELNLSTSAISTYMSQLENQLGIVLCHRGRGGFSLTSKGELFHQETLRILGELEGFERYALALKGELRGTLNLGVLDSTVSDPALPLAEVIGAFSREHPAVHLHLLVQSPYELQLSVLENRQDLAIGAFSSRMNGLVYQPLYREQHWLYCSDRHPLFDGRRIPADLITQQRMVGRGYWSQAELARHGFKHSAGTVESMEAQLILILSGGYIGYLPEHYAHPWVEQGRLRALLPATFGYQAPFSLILRRGRSREPLIQAFRDQLRTQMSLA
- a CDS encoding acetyltransferase yields the protein MHIRKRVDADNTALVDLWERSVRATHDFLSEADIVELYPQVRDLYLPAVEVWVLVDDDGVAQGFIGLNQAHVEMLFVEPGLRGRGIGRRLLDHARATWPRLSVDVNEQNPQACGFYRHYGFRQTGRSATDSAGRPFPLLHMSL